The Pseudorhodobacter turbinis genome contains a region encoding:
- a CDS encoding acyl-CoA dehydrogenase C-terminal domain-containing protein, whose amino-acid sequence MPIFNAPVQDIQFVLQDVLKVTTTGVPGYEDLEADFTSAVLEEAGKVARDVLAPLNASGDAEGCVLENGTVRTPKGFDAAFAAMKDGGWTALDCDPEYGGQGLPYLMGTAVGEIFVSANMAFNMYQGLTHGAYSAIHTHGTDAQKAMYLPKMVSCEWTGTMNLTEPHAGTDLGMMRTKAEPQDDGSYAITGQKIFISAGEHDLADNIIHLVLAKAPGGGESTKGISLFIVPKFLVNEDGSLGERNGVTVGSIEHKMGIHGNATCVMNYDGAKGWLLGDLHKGMKAMFTMMNEARLGVGLQGYAVAEAAYQNAVVYARERLQGRDVTGTKNPDGAADPLIVHPDIRRALMDQKSFVEGARAFTFWGAHLIDRSVRMGDAEAEGLISLMTPVIKGFQTDKGFEMAVQAQQIWGGHGYIEENGMSQFVRDARIAQIYEGANGIQALDLVGRKLAQDGGKHVMAFFEIIKTFIKEHQDDAQMKPFTDPLKAASKDLQAAAMYFMQNGVKNPNNALAGSYDFMHMMGHVCLGLMWARMGKAALDGLAAGSGDKAFLETKIATGRYYMARHLPATGMHLARIESGADPVMALAADAF is encoded by the coding sequence ATGCCCATCTTTAACGCCCCCGTTCAGGATATCCAGTTCGTGCTGCAAGACGTGCTGAAAGTCACCACGACAGGTGTCCCCGGATATGAGGATCTGGAGGCTGATTTCACCTCTGCTGTGCTGGAAGAGGCGGGCAAGGTGGCGCGTGATGTGCTGGCCCCGCTGAACGCCTCGGGCGATGCCGAGGGCTGCGTGTTGGAAAACGGTACCGTGCGGACGCCCAAGGGGTTTGACGCCGCCTTTGCCGCGATGAAGGATGGCGGCTGGACCGCGCTGGACTGTGATCCCGAATACGGCGGTCAGGGCCTGCCTTACTTGATGGGCACCGCAGTGGGGGAGATTTTCGTCTCCGCCAATATGGCCTTCAATATGTATCAAGGCCTGACCCACGGCGCCTATTCCGCGATCCACACCCATGGGACCGATGCGCAAAAGGCGATGTATCTGCCCAAGATGGTCAGCTGTGAATGGACCGGAACCATGAACCTGACCGAGCCGCATGCAGGCACCGATCTGGGCATGATGCGCACCAAGGCCGAACCACAAGACGACGGCTCTTATGCGATCACCGGCCAAAAGATCTTCATCTCGGCGGGCGAACATGATCTGGCCGATAACATCATCCATCTGGTACTGGCCAAAGCCCCCGGCGGCGGCGAAAGCACAAAGGGCATCAGCCTGTTCATCGTGCCAAAGTTTCTGGTCAATGAGGATGGCTCTCTTGGCGAACGCAACGGCGTCACGGTTGGATCCATCGAGCATAAGATGGGCATTCACGGCAATGCCACCTGTGTGATGAATTACGACGGGGCAAAAGGCTGGCTTTTGGGCGATTTGCACAAGGGTATGAAGGCCATGTTCACCATGATGAACGAGGCGCGTCTGGGTGTGGGCCTGCAGGGCTATGCCGTGGCTGAGGCGGCCTATCAGAACGCGGTGGTCTATGCCCGTGAGCGGCTTCAGGGCCGTGATGTGACGGGTACGAAAAACCCCGATGGGGCCGCCGATCCGCTGATCGTGCATCCCGATATCCGCCGCGCCCTGATGGACCAGAAATCCTTTGTCGAAGGGGCGCGCGCCTTTACCTTCTGGGGGGCGCATCTGATTGACCGTTCGGTGCGCATGGGGGATGCCGAGGCCGAGGGGCTGATCTCGCTGATGACCCCGGTCATCAAAGGGTTCCAGACCGACAAGGGTTTTGAGATGGCGGTACAGGCCCAGCAAATCTGGGGCGGTCACGGCTATATCGAGGAAAACGGCATGAGCCAGTTTGTCCGCGATGCCCGTATTGCCCAGATCTATGAAGGCGCGAACGGCATTCAGGCGCTGGACCTTGTCGGCCGCAAACTGGCGCAGGACGGTGGCAAACATGTCATGGCCTTCTTTGAGATTATTAAAACTTTCATCAAAGAGCATCAAGACGATGCGCAGATGAAACCTTTCACCGATCCGCTGAAGGCGGCCTCCAAGGATTTGCAGGCGGCGGCGATGTATTTCATGCAAAACGGCGTCAAGAATCCCAATAACGCCTTGGCCGGATCCTATGATTTCATGCATATGATGGGCCATGTCTGCCTTGGCCTGATGTGGGCGCGGATGGGTAAGGCCGCACTTGACGGGCTTGCGGCTGGCAGCGGCGACAAGGCGTTTCTGGAAACCAAAATCGCCACGGGGCGTTACTATATGGCCCGCCATTTGCCCGCCACCGGCATGCATCTGGCCCGTATCGAAAGCGGCGCCGATCCTGTGATGGCGCTGGCGGCGGATGCGTTCTAG
- a CDS encoding MerR family transcriptional regulator, which translates to MSEIQLSFKEMCARFDVTPRTLRYYEYIELLAPEKEGRARWYGPREVARMTLILRGRRFGFSLEEIRQWLMIYRQQGTKPQLEAWVALADRQLAALERQHAELDVTIADLRALRDTATSEI; encoded by the coding sequence ATGTCTGAGATCCAGCTGAGCTTCAAGGAAATGTGCGCCAGGTTTGATGTAACGCCGCGCACCTTGCGGTATTATGAGTATATCGAACTGCTCGCCCCCGAAAAGGAAGGCCGCGCCCGCTGGTACGGCCCGCGTGAGGTGGCACGGATGACCCTGATTCTGCGTGGCCGCCGCTTTGGCTTCAGCCTTGAGGAAATCCGCCAGTGGTTGATGATCTACCGCCAACAGGGCACCAAACCGCAGTTGGAGGCATGGGTCGCCCTTGCCGACCGTCAGTTGGCCGCCCTTGAGCGCCAACACGCCGAGCTTGACGTGACCATCGCAGACCTGCGCGCCCTGCGCGACACCGCCACATCAGAGATTTAG
- a CDS encoding MerR family transcriptional regulator, giving the protein MTDTPMTIREMCDKFNVTPRALRFYETKELIFPTREGTKRLYTRRDCVRLELLLRGKRFGFSLEDIRQLLDMYDLEGSERTQFMQTYTLAQDRLAQMEQQREELTEAIAELKSELADNAEQFKAYATADKKSAA; this is encoded by the coding sequence ATGACTGATACACCTATGACCATCCGCGAAATGTGCGATAAGTTCAATGTGACGCCCCGCGCCTTGCGCTTTTATGAGACGAAAGAGCTGATCTTTCCTACGCGCGAAGGCACCAAGCGTCTGTACACCCGCCGCGACTGCGTGCGCCTGGAGCTGCTCTTGCGTGGCAAACGGTTTGGCTTCAGTCTGGAAGATATCCGGCAATTGCTGGACATGTATGACCTTGAAGGATCAGAGCGCACGCAATTCATGCAAACCTATACGCTGGCCCAAGACCGTTTGGCCCAGATGGAACAGCAGCGCGAAGAGTTGACTGAAGCTATCGCAGAGCTGAAGAGCGAGCTTGCTGACAATGCAGAACAGTTCAAGGCCTATGCCACGGCTGACAAAAAATCCGCAGCTTAA
- a CDS encoding PaaI family thioesterase translates to MTRKPTPEPVQIVKGRRDAALGRLVDGVPYIQFLGIQFDRRGDELTAVLPFSEKLIGNPSLPAIHGGVTAAFLEVAAIIELSWSTQWEQMEDGTLDPAAGGLMALPKTIDFSVDYLRSGLPRDSYARARINRSGRRYASVHVEAWQDNRSRLFAQATGHFLMPLRADEP, encoded by the coding sequence ATGACCCGCAAACCTACGCCCGAGCCGGTACAAATCGTCAAGGGACGCCGCGATGCCGCCCTTGGCCGTTTGGTTGATGGCGTGCCCTATATCCAGTTCCTCGGTATTCAGTTTGACCGCCGCGGAGACGAGCTGACAGCCGTGCTGCCATTTTCCGAAAAGCTGATCGGCAACCCCTCGCTGCCAGCCATTCATGGTGGTGTTACGGCCGCCTTTCTGGAAGTCGCAGCGATTATCGAGCTGAGCTGGTCAACCCAGTGGGAACAGATGGAGGATGGCACCTTGGACCCTGCGGCCGGCGGGTTGATGGCACTGCCCAAAACCATTGATTTCTCGGTCGACTACCTGCGTTCGGGGTTGCCACGGGATTCCTACGCCCGCGCGCGGATTAATCGTTCCGGTCGGCGATATGCCTCGGTGCATGTAGAGGCGTGGCAGGACAATCGCAGCCGGTTGTTTGCGCAGGCAACGGGGCACTTCCTGATGCCGTTGCGCGCTGACGAACCATAG
- a CDS encoding MATE family efflux transporter, which produces MQVITHARVMRVAVPIVLANVTVPLLGAVDTAVVGQIGLAAPIGAVGLGAIILSSVYWIFGFLRMGTTGLTSQALGAGNTAEVTAILLRALMIGGAAGVFFILVQWPLFHGALWLSPGSMDVESLTQSYLQLRIWGAPATIALYAVTGWLIATERTKAVLILQIWINGVNIALDLWFVLGLGWGVEGVAIATLIAEWTGLTFGLWLCRSAFGAALAPAMARLRDSAALRHMASVNGDIMIRSILLQISFTSFLFLGAGLGDVTLAANQVLMQFLTIAAFFLDGFAFAAEALVGQAVGARSVKAARRASLVSSQWGVGSVLALSLVYLVTGPALIDVMTTAPEVRLVAREFLPWLVLAPVLGVAAWMLDGIFIGATLTREMRQAMLVSVAAYGVALAVLVPLWGNHGLWAALMVLNIVRGVTMWRKWPLVEEKAVGG; this is translated from the coding sequence ATGCAGGTGATAACCCATGCCCGCGTCATGCGGGTTGCCGTGCCGATTGTGCTGGCGAATGTCACCGTGCCATTGCTGGGGGCGGTCGATACGGCCGTGGTTGGGCAGATCGGGCTGGCGGCACCTATCGGGGCAGTGGGGCTGGGGGCGATCATCCTGTCGTCGGTCTATTGGATCTTTGGCTTTTTGCGGATGGGCACCACGGGGCTGACCTCACAAGCGCTTGGTGCGGGCAATACCGCCGAGGTGACGGCGATCTTGTTGCGTGCGCTGATGATCGGCGGGGCGGCGGGGGTGTTCTTTATCCTTGTGCAATGGCCGCTGTTTCATGGCGCGCTTTGGCTTTCACCCGGGAGTATGGATGTCGAAAGCCTGACGCAAAGCTATCTGCAGCTGCGGATTTGGGGCGCGCCGGCCACGATTGCGCTTTATGCCGTGACCGGCTGGCTGATCGCGACCGAACGCACAAAGGCGGTGCTGATCTTGCAGATCTGGATCAACGGGGTGAATATCGCGCTGGACCTGTGGTTTGTGCTTGGCCTTGGTTGGGGCGTTGAAGGGGTGGCGATTGCCACGCTGATTGCGGAATGGACGGGCCTTACCTTTGGTCTTTGGCTGTGCCGCAGCGCCTTTGGGGCCGCCCTCGCCCCCGCCATGGCGCGGCTTCGCGATAGCGCGGCCTTGCGGCATATGGCGTCGGTGAATGGCGATATCATGATCCGGTCCATCTTGTTGCAAATCAGCTTTACCAGCTTTCTGTTTCTTGGCGCGGGCCTTGGGGATGTAACCTTGGCCGCCAATCAGGTGCTGATGCAGTTCTTGACGATTGCGGCGTTTTTCCTTGACGGTTTTGCCTTTGCTGCCGAGGCGCTGGTGGGTCAGGCTGTTGGCGCGCGCTCGGTCAAGGCGGCGCGGCGGGCCTCATTGGTCAGTTCGCAATGGGGGGTGGGATCGGTTCTGGCGCTGTCGCTGGTCTATCTTGTGACCGGTCCCGCCCTGATCGATGTGATGACCACCGCCCCCGAAGTACGCCTTGTAGCGCGCGAGTTCTTGCCGTGGCTGGTGCTGGCACCGGTTCTGGGCGTGGCGGCTTGGATGCTGGACGGCATTTTTATCGGTGCCACCCTGACGCGGGAAATGCGCCAGGCGATGCTGGTTTCGGTTGCCGCTTACGGGGTGGCGCTGGCGGTTTTGGTGCCGCTTTGGGGCAATCACGGACTGTGGGCGGCGCTGATGGTGCTTAATATCGTGCGGGGCGTTACGATGTGGCGCAAATGGCCATTGGTCGAAGAAAAGGCCGTTGGGGGTTAA
- a CDS encoding PaaI family thioesterase — translation MTESKQEVRDFIEALPHLKALGMVLEALEDGVAVVAMPYDARFIGDPATGVIHGGAVSALMDTASGAAVMCHPSQPASTATIDLRIDYMRPATPGQRITARAECYHITRSVAFVRVITTDEDKSRPVATATGAFTIERAKGDNK, via the coding sequence ATGACTGAGAGCAAGCAAGAGGTCCGCGACTTCATCGAGGCGCTGCCGCATCTGAAAGCACTGGGGATGGTGTTGGAGGCGCTGGAAGACGGGGTGGCGGTGGTTGCCATGCCCTATGACGCCCGTTTTATCGGGGACCCGGCGACGGGGGTTATCCACGGCGGTGCGGTTTCTGCCTTGATGGATACGGCCTCGGGGGCGGCGGTGATGTGCCATCCCAGCCAGCCTGCGTCCACCGCGACGATTGATCTGCGGATTGACTACATGCGTCCCGCCACGCCGGGCCAACGGATTACGGCGCGGGCGGAATGCTATCACATCACCCGCTCGGTCGCCTTTGTGCGGGTCATCACCACGGATGAGGATAAATCCCGCCCCGTGGCCACCGCAACCGGCGCCTTCACGATCGAGCGTGCGAAGGGAGACAATAAATGA
- a CDS encoding glutathione S-transferase family protein encodes MNAKLYCFGESGPAYKAALALTFADMDWEPVYVDFFNGESRTPEFREINEMGEVPVLVDGDVTLTQSGVILDYISSKTGKLGGRSAAERREILRWMFWDNHKLSGVIGSTRFLLNFIPPEKRPEAVISFQQARLKSAYAVLDKHLGGAAWMVGDQVTIADLSCCGFFYYPEPFGFDRKDWPHIDRWLDRIAALPGWKAPYDLMPGNPSDRA; translated from the coding sequence ATGAATGCCAAACTCTATTGTTTCGGGGAAAGCGGGCCCGCCTATAAGGCCGCGCTCGCCCTCACATTTGCAGATATGGACTGGGAGCCGGTTTACGTCGACTTTTTCAACGGTGAATCCCGCACCCCCGAGTTTCGCGAGATCAACGAAATGGGCGAAGTGCCGGTATTGGTGGACGGGGATGTGACGCTGACCCAATCGGGTGTTATCCTCGATTATATCAGCTCCAAAACCGGCAAGCTGGGCGGGCGCTCGGCCGCGGAACGGCGCGAGATTTTGCGCTGGATGTTCTGGGACAATCACAAATTATCCGGCGTCATTGGCTCCACCCGGTTTTTGCTAAACTTCATACCGCCTGAAAAGCGCCCCGAGGCGGTGATCTCCTTTCAGCAAGCGCGGTTAAAATCGGCATATGCCGTGCTTGACAAGCACCTTGGCGGGGCCGCCTGGATGGTCGGGGATCAGGTTACAATTGCCGATCTGTCGTGCTGTGGCTTTTTCTATTACCCGGAACCCTTCGGCTTTGACCGCAAGGACTGGCCGCATATCGACCGCTGGCTGGACCGGATCGCCGCCCTGCCCGGCTGGAAGGCACCCTATGACCTGATGCCCGGCAACCCGTCGGATCGGGCCTAA
- a CDS encoding BCCT family transporter: MTSVQDDPDNTPEIEPIPEPEGVTEIIETDFEIGQDNVAGERFFAFDIHNPVFPLSALMIVLFTVCTIIFQTELEPVFTSLRNTLTTNLDWFFIASGNVFVLLCLYLIVSPLGKVRLGGPLATPDYGYAGWFAMLFAAGMGIGLMFYGVSEPMSHYSSAFGGVTIGEDGLRTDWAPLGGAAGDVDGARRLGMAATIFHWGLHPWAIYAVVALALSLFAYNKGLPLTLRSCFYPIFGEKVWGWPGHLVDVLAVFATIFGLATSLGIGAQQAAAGLDFLFGFGTSNGMLIFLIIFITLIAIGSVVRGLDGGVKILSELNIGLAAILLLFIIIVGPTMQIIKDFFSNLGAYLQYLPALSNPIGREDANFTSGWTAFYWAWWISWSPFVGMFIARVSRGRTVREFLIAVLIVPTILSVLWMTALGGTGISQLVNDGFTGVQDAALELKLFQMLTQLPLTGITSVIGIVLVIVFFVTSSDSGSLVIDTIAAGGKVNAPLPQRIFWASFEGLVAIALLVGGGLAALQAMAVSTGLPFTFVLLAACYAIVKGLQAEVKA, from the coding sequence ATGACGTCAGTTCAAGACGACCCAGACAACACTCCCGAAATTGAGCCCATTCCCGAACCGGAAGGCGTGACTGAAATTATCGAAACCGATTTTGAGATCGGTCAGGATAACGTCGCCGGTGAACGCTTTTTCGCGTTTGATATCCATAATCCGGTCTTCCCGCTCTCGGCACTTATGATCGTCTTGTTCACCGTGTGCACGATCATCTTTCAGACAGAGCTGGAGCCGGTATTCACCTCGCTGCGCAATACGCTGACGACCAATCTTGACTGGTTCTTCATCGCATCGGGCAATGTGTTTGTGCTGCTGTGCCTCTATTTGATCGTATCGCCTTTGGGTAAAGTTCGTTTGGGTGGTCCGCTGGCCACGCCGGATTACGGCTATGCAGGTTGGTTCGCGATGCTGTTTGCGGCGGGCATGGGCATTGGCCTGATGTTCTACGGTGTATCAGAGCCGATGTCGCATTACTCCAGCGCATTCGGCGGTGTGACCATCGGCGAGGATGGCCTGCGCACCGACTGGGCGCCGCTTGGCGGGGCTGCGGGCGATGTCGACGGCGCGCGCCGTCTGGGCATGGCCGCGACCATCTTCCACTGGGGCCTGCACCCTTGGGCGATCTATGCGGTTGTGGCACTGGCCCTATCGCTTTTCGCCTATAACAAGGGCCTTCCATTGACCTTGCGTAGCTGCTTTTACCCGATCTTCGGGGAAAAGGTTTGGGGCTGGCCGGGGCACCTTGTGGATGTACTTGCGGTCTTTGCAACCATCTTCGGTCTTGCGACGTCCCTTGGGATTGGCGCGCAGCAAGCGGCAGCCGGGCTTGATTTCCTCTTTGGCTTTGGCACCTCGAACGGGATGCTGATCTTCCTGATCATCTTCATCACGCTGATCGCAATTGGCTCTGTTGTTCGCGGTCTTGATGGCGGGGTGAAAATCCTGTCAGAGTTGAATATCGGCCTTGCAGCCATTTTGCTGCTGTTCATCATCATCGTTGGCCCGACAATGCAGATCATCAAGGACTTCTTCAGTAACCTTGGTGCCTACCTGCAATATCTGCCCGCACTTTCCAACCCGATCGGCCGTGAGGATGCGAACTTCACCTCGGGCTGGACGGCGTTCTATTGGGCTTGGTGGATCAGCTGGTCACCTTTCGTTGGCATGTTTATCGCCCGCGTCAGCCGTGGCCGGACCGTGCGTGAGTTCCTGATTGCCGTGTTGATCGTGCCGACCATTCTGTCGGTGCTGTGGATGACGGCGCTTGGGGGTACGGGGATTTCGCAACTGGTGAACGACGGGTTTACCGGCGTGCAGGATGCAGCCCTTGAGCTGAAGCTGTTCCAGATGTTGACCCAACTGCCGCTGACGGGGATTACTTCGGTCATCGGGATTGTGCTTGTGATCGTGTTCTTCGTCACTTCCTCTGACAGTGGCAGCCTTGTGATCGATACGATTGCAGCCGGGGGCAAAGTGAATGCACCCTTGCCACAGCGTATCTTTTGGGCGTCGTTTGAGGGGCTGGTTGCGATAGCATTGCTTGTGGGCGGCGGTCTTGCGGCCTTGCAGGCCATGGCGGTTTCCACCGGCTTGCCGTTCACCTTCGTGCTTTTGGCAGCATGCTACGCGATCGTAAAAGGGCTTCAGGCAGAAGTGAAAGCCTGA